The following coding sequences are from one Streptomyces dengpaensis window:
- a CDS encoding sigma-70 family RNA polymerase sigma factor, translating into MRDDETTGIGALVHRAVDGDEQATHDLLAHVHPLALRYCRARLSRLPGDARHFVEDLAQEVCVAVLLALPRYKDTGRPFEAFVFAIAAHKVADLQRAAMRHPGSTAVPSDEMPERPDDSLGPEERALLSSDAEWAKKLLANLPENQRELLLLRIAVGLTAEETGQMLGMSPGAVRVAQHRALSRLRALAEQ; encoded by the coding sequence ATGCGTGACGACGAGACGACGGGGATCGGTGCGCTCGTCCATCGCGCGGTCGACGGAGACGAGCAGGCCACACACGACCTGCTCGCCCACGTTCACCCTCTGGCCTTGCGCTACTGCCGTGCCCGTCTGTCGCGACTTCCGGGTGACGCGCGGCACTTCGTGGAGGATCTCGCGCAGGAGGTCTGCGTCGCGGTGCTTCTGGCGCTGCCGCGCTACAAGGACACCGGGCGCCCCTTCGAGGCGTTCGTCTTCGCCATCGCCGCGCACAAGGTCGCCGATCTGCAGCGCGCCGCGATGCGCCACCCCGGGTCGACGGCCGTCCCCTCGGACGAGATGCCCGAGCGCCCGGACGATTCGCTCGGGCCCGAGGAGCGAGCCCTGCTCAGCAGCGACGCCGAGTGGGCCAAGAAACTCCTGGCCAACCTCCCCGAGAACCAGCGCGAGCTGCTCCTGCTGCGCATCGCGGTGGGCCTGACGGCCGAGGAAACAGGCCAGATGTTGGGAATGTCACCAGGGGCCGTACGGGTGGCCCAGCACAGGGCGCTGAGCCGCTTGCGGGCACTGGCGGAGCAGTAG